A genomic segment from Glycine max cultivar Williams 82 chromosome 1, Glycine_max_v4.0, whole genome shotgun sequence encodes:
- the LOC100791554 gene encoding chaperone protein dnaJ 16 isoform X2, which translates to MPGHRSKSEKHGGGGEKPLRRDPYEVLGISRNSTDQEIKTAYRKMALKYHPDKNANDPKAADMFKEATFSYNILSDPDKRRQYDSAGFEAVESDNQELELDLSSLGAVNTMFAALFSKLGVPIKTTVSATVLEEALNGLVTIRPLPLGHNIAKRVEKQCAHFYSVTITEEEAQAGFVCRVQSPDKSKFKLLYFDQEDNSGLSLALQEDSAKTGKVTSAGMYFLGFPVYRLDQTMNSIAAAKDPDTSFFRKLDAFQPCELTELKAGTHVFAVYGDNFFKSANYTIEALCAAPFSEEKENLRNIEAQILSKRAEISKFEAEYREVLAQFSDMTNRYAHEMQAIDELLKNRNEIQASYTSAPLKRTTSRSRSKNSAKEAKEDGQAKEKRSTRERPKKKKWYNLHLRVDKRKAC; encoded by the exons ATGCCGGGGCACCGCTCGAAATCGGAGAAGCATGGCGGCGGCGGCGAGAAGCCGCTCCGGCGGGACCCCTACGAGGTCCTCGGCATCTCGCGCAACTCCACGGATCAGGAAATCAAAACCGCCTACCGCAAAATGGCGCTCAA ATATCATCCGGACAAGAATGCAAATGATCCTAAAGCAGCTGATATGTTTAAAGAGGCTACCTTCTCTTATAATATCCTGTCAGATCCTGATAAACGGCGTCAGTACGACTCAGCTGGCTTTGAG GCTGTTGAATCAGACAACCAAGAGTTGGAGTTAGATCTTTCAAGTTTAGGTGCTGTCAATACAATGTTTGCAGCACTTTTTAG TAAACTTGGTGTTCCAATTAAGACAACTGTATCTGCAACTGTTTTGGAAGAGGCACTCAATGGTTTAGTGACCATTCGACCACTTCCATTGGGACATAATATAGCTAAAagg GTTGAGAAGCAATGTGCACACTTCTATTCAGTTACAATAACAGAAGAGGAAGCACAAGCTGGTTTTGTTTGTCGAGTACAATCGCCAGACAAAAGCAAGTTCAAG TTATTGTATTTCGATCAGGAAGACAACAGTGGTTTAAGTCTTGCACTCCAG GAAGACAGTGCAAAAACAGGGAAGGTTACCTCTGCTGGGATGTATTTTCTTGGGTTTCCTGTTTATCGATTAGATCAAACAATGAACTCT ATAGCTGCTGCTAAGGATCCAGATACGTCATTTTTCAGAAAGCTGGATGCGTTTCAGCCCTGTGAATTAACAGAATTGAAGGCTGGTACCCATGTATTTGCTGTTTATG GTGACAACTTTTTCAAAAGTGCAAACTATACAATAGAAGCCCTGTGTGCTGCAccttttagtgaagaaaaagaaaatttaagaaaCATAGAAgctcaaattttgtctaaaaggGCAGAAATATCAAAGTTTGAGGCAGAATATCGAGAG GTTCTGGCACAATTCTCAGATATGACAAACAGATATGCACATGAAATGCAAGCA ATTGATGAGCTACTGAAGAATAGAAATGAAATACAGGCATCATACACCAGTGCTCCTTTAAAACGGACTACAAGTAGGAGCAGAAGTAAAAATTCTGCCAAGGAGGCAAAAGAAGATGGCCAAGCAAAGGAAAAGAGGAGTACAAGAGAACggccaaagaagaagaaatggtatAACCTCCACTTAAGAGTTGATAAGAGAAAGGCTTGCTAA
- the LOC100791554 gene encoding chaperone protein dnaJ 16 isoform X1, whose protein sequence is MPGHRSKSEKHGGGGEKPLRRDPYEVLGISRNSTDQEIKTAYRKMALKYHPDKNANDPKAADMFKEATFSYNILSDPDKRRQYDSAGFEAVESDNQELELDLSSLGAVNTMFAALFSKLGVPIKTTVSATVLEEALNGLVTIRPLPLGHNIAKRVEKQCAHFYSVTITEEEAQAGFVCRVQSPDKSKFKLLYFDQEDNSGLSLALQEDSAKTGKVTSAGMYFLGFPVYRLDQTMNSVSSYCKRIVFNLILSIYFHLKIWLWNYFYLQIAAAKDPDTSFFRKLDAFQPCELTELKAGTHVFAVYGDNFFKSANYTIEALCAAPFSEEKENLRNIEAQILSKRAEISKFEAEYREVLAQFSDMTNRYAHEMQAIDELLKNRNEIQASYTSAPLKRTTSRSRSKNSAKEAKEDGQAKEKRSTRERPKKKKWYNLHLRVDKRKAC, encoded by the exons ATGCCGGGGCACCGCTCGAAATCGGAGAAGCATGGCGGCGGCGGCGAGAAGCCGCTCCGGCGGGACCCCTACGAGGTCCTCGGCATCTCGCGCAACTCCACGGATCAGGAAATCAAAACCGCCTACCGCAAAATGGCGCTCAA ATATCATCCGGACAAGAATGCAAATGATCCTAAAGCAGCTGATATGTTTAAAGAGGCTACCTTCTCTTATAATATCCTGTCAGATCCTGATAAACGGCGTCAGTACGACTCAGCTGGCTTTGAG GCTGTTGAATCAGACAACCAAGAGTTGGAGTTAGATCTTTCAAGTTTAGGTGCTGTCAATACAATGTTTGCAGCACTTTTTAG TAAACTTGGTGTTCCAATTAAGACAACTGTATCTGCAACTGTTTTGGAAGAGGCACTCAATGGTTTAGTGACCATTCGACCACTTCCATTGGGACATAATATAGCTAAAagg GTTGAGAAGCAATGTGCACACTTCTATTCAGTTACAATAACAGAAGAGGAAGCACAAGCTGGTTTTGTTTGTCGAGTACAATCGCCAGACAAAAGCAAGTTCAAG TTATTGTATTTCGATCAGGAAGACAACAGTGGTTTAAGTCTTGCACTCCAG GAAGACAGTGCAAAAACAGGGAAGGTTACCTCTGCTGGGATGTATTTTCTTGGGTTTCCTGTTTATCGATTAGATCAAACAATGAACTCTGTGAGTAGCTACTGTAAAAGGatagtatttaatttaatattgtctatctattttcatttgaaaatttgGTTGTGGAATTATTTCTATCTACAGATAGCTGCTGCTAAGGATCCAGATACGTCATTTTTCAGAAAGCTGGATGCGTTTCAGCCCTGTGAATTAACAGAATTGAAGGCTGGTACCCATGTATTTGCTGTTTATG GTGACAACTTTTTCAAAAGTGCAAACTATACAATAGAAGCCCTGTGTGCTGCAccttttagtgaagaaaaagaaaatttaagaaaCATAGAAgctcaaattttgtctaaaaggGCAGAAATATCAAAGTTTGAGGCAGAATATCGAGAG GTTCTGGCACAATTCTCAGATATGACAAACAGATATGCACATGAAATGCAAGCA ATTGATGAGCTACTGAAGAATAGAAATGAAATACAGGCATCATACACCAGTGCTCCTTTAAAACGGACTACAAGTAGGAGCAGAAGTAAAAATTCTGCCAAGGAGGCAAAAGAAGATGGCCAAGCAAAGGAAAAGAGGAGTACAAGAGAACggccaaagaagaagaaatggtatAACCTCCACTTAAGAGTTGATAAGAGAAAGGCTTGCTAA